The Altererythrobacter sp. ZODW24 genome window below encodes:
- the putP gene encoding sodium/proline symporter PutP, with amino-acid sequence METGTLISLALYFALMLAIGVYAWRKSTDTSEGYLLGGRNLHPAVAALSAGASDMSGWLLLGLPGALYAAGLVEAWIGIGLFVGALANWIIVAPRLREQTERMGNALTIPEFLANRFPDKAVALRVISAVIIVVFFAVYTAAGLVGGGKLFVTSFAGLFGDTGLSDYMTGIWLTAGVVLAYTMVGGFLAVSLTDFVQGCIMVVALVLMPLVVIWGGKDIGALGEFAAIGEIVGNIDPGYLSLFGGLTFIGFLSAVTWGLGYFGQPHIIVRFMAVRSVAEVSTARNIGMSWMFVALMGAIGVGIAGRAYVEANGLVVEDPETIFIVLANLLFHPLITGFLLAALLAAIMSTISSQLLVASSSLTEDFYRLFLRKDASERETVNVGRLCVLLVALAAIAIASDPDSQVLGLVSNAWAGFGAAFGPLILLALTWDRMTGSGAVAGLVTGAATVMLWIGVGLNGEFMGGPGIYEIIPGFIAAMLAIIIVSLANPKAGDYSAG; translated from the coding sequence ATGGAAACCGGCACATTGATCTCGCTCGCCCTGTACTTCGCTTTGATGCTCGCCATCGGGGTGTATGCGTGGCGCAAGTCGACCGATACTTCGGAAGGGTACTTGCTCGGCGGACGCAATCTGCATCCGGCAGTGGCGGCGCTTTCGGCGGGGGCGTCCGATATGTCGGGGTGGCTACTGCTGGGTCTGCCGGGCGCACTTTATGCGGCGGGACTGGTAGAGGCCTGGATCGGGATCGGGTTGTTCGTTGGCGCTCTGGCAAACTGGATCATCGTCGCGCCGCGTTTGCGCGAACAGACCGAGCGGATGGGCAATGCGCTGACCATCCCCGAATTCCTCGCCAACCGCTTCCCGGACAAGGCGGTGGCCTTGCGGGTGATATCGGCGGTGATCATCGTGGTGTTCTTCGCGGTCTACACCGCAGCCGGACTGGTGGGCGGCGGCAAGCTTTTTGTAACCAGTTTCGCGGGGCTGTTCGGGGACACAGGTTTGTCGGATTACATGACCGGCATCTGGCTGACCGCGGGCGTGGTGCTGGCCTATACGATGGTCGGCGGGTTTCTGGCGGTCAGCCTGACGGACTTTGTCCAAGGCTGCATCATGGTGGTCGCGCTGGTGCTGATGCCGTTGGTGGTGATCTGGGGCGGCAAGGACATCGGCGCTCTGGGTGAATTTGCGGCGATTGGTGAAATCGTCGGCAACATCGATCCGGGCTATCTAAGCCTATTCGGCGGACTGACCTTCATCGGCTTCCTATCGGCGGTGACATGGGGCCTCGGCTATTTCGGACAACCGCATATCATCGTGCGCTTCATGGCTGTGCGCAGCGTGGCGGAGGTTTCAACGGCGCGGAATATCGGGATGAGCTGGATGTTTGTGGCGCTGATGGGCGCGATTGGTGTCGGCATCGCTGGCCGGGCCTATGTCGAGGCGAACGGACTCGTGGTTGAGGATCCCGAGACGATTTTCATCGTTTTGGCGAATTTGCTGTTCCACCCGCTGATTACAGGTTTCCTACTCGCTGCGCTTCTGGCAGCGATCATGAGTACGATCAGCTCGCAGCTGCTGGTAGCCTCCAGTTCGCTGACAGAGGACTTTTACCGCCTTTTCCTGCGCAAAGACGCCAGCGAGCGGGAGACGGTGAATGTCGGACGACTTTGCGTGTTGCTGGTGGCGCTGGCGGCGATTGCGATTGCGAGCGATCCTGACAGTCAGGTGCTTGGCCTCGTCTCAAACGCTTGGGCAGGATTCGGCGCTGCGTTTGGGCCGCTGATCCTGCTAGCGCTGACATGGGACCGGATGACCGGGTCTGGCGCGGTAGCGGGACTTGTGACCGGCGCGGCGACTGTGATGCTGTGGATTGGTGTGGGGCTAAATGGAGAGTTCATGGGCGGGCCGGGTATCTATGAGATCATCCCAGGCTTCATTGCAGCGATGCTGGCCATCATCATTGTTAGCCTCGCCAACCCGAAAGCGGGCGACTATAGCGCGGGCTAG
- a CDS encoding glycosyltransferase family 1 protein gives MDISGLRIALFSGNYNYVRDGANQALNRLVGYLLKQGTDVRVYAPTVDDPAFEATGPLVGVPSVPFPGRGEYRIPLGLHGNAKDDLEQFNPQIVHVSSPDPTGHRAVTWARKRGLPILASVHTRFETYPRYYGVGFIEPAVVAGLRRFYQRCDALVAPSQSQVDTLREQGMNDDISIWSRGVDRQIFRSDKRDLAWRREAGIADDAVAVAFLGRLVMEKGLDVFAETIAKLRERGVEHEVLVIGDGPARDWFEERLPNGHFVGFQTGSDLGRALASADIFFNPSITETFGNVTLEAMACGVPVVASAATGSQSLVQDDICGTLVKPGDRNGFADGLQSYIEDNTKRAAHGAAGEARSKEFSWDRINQAVADTYLRLVSAKVS, from the coding sequence ATGGATATCTCCGGCCTCCGCATTGCCCTGTTTAGTGGCAACTATAATTACGTCCGTGATGGGGCGAACCAGGCACTAAACCGGCTTGTCGGCTATTTGCTGAAGCAAGGCACCGATGTGCGCGTCTATGCGCCCACGGTAGACGACCCCGCCTTCGAAGCCACTGGCCCGCTGGTCGGCGTTCCTTCCGTGCCATTTCCAGGGCGCGGCGAATACCGCATCCCGCTTGGTCTGCATGGCAATGCCAAGGACGATCTCGAGCAGTTCAACCCGCAAATCGTGCACGTCTCCTCGCCCGATCCCACAGGACACCGCGCTGTCACTTGGGCGCGGAAGCGCGGCTTGCCAATCCTTGCATCGGTTCACACACGATTTGAAACCTACCCGCGCTATTACGGCGTTGGCTTTATCGAACCCGCCGTAGTTGCCGGCCTCCGCCGCTTCTACCAGCGCTGCGACGCGCTGGTCGCACCGTCGCAAAGCCAAGTCGACACTTTGCGCGAACAAGGCATGAATGACGATATCTCGATCTGGTCACGCGGGGTCGACCGCCAGATATTCCGGTCAGACAAGCGTGATCTGGCGTGGCGCCGCGAAGCCGGGATCGCGGACGATGCGGTCGCAGTCGCCTTCCTTGGCCGTTTGGTCATGGAAAAGGGGTTGGACGTATTTGCCGAGACAATCGCCAAATTGCGCGAACGCGGTGTGGAACATGAGGTCCTCGTTATTGGCGACGGACCGGCGCGTGACTGGTTCGAGGAACGCTTGCCGAATGGCCACTTTGTTGGCTTCCAGACAGGGTCTGATCTGGGCCGCGCGCTTGCCAGTGCCGATATCTTCTTCAATCCGTCGATCACCGAAACCTTCGGAAATGTGACTCTGGAGGCCATGGCCTGCGGCGTTCCGGTGGTTGCCAGCGCCGCCACCGGTAGCCAAAGCCTAGTGCAGGACGACATCTGCGGAACACTGGTAAAACCCGGTGATCGCAATGGCTTTGCGGATGGACTTCAGAGCTATATTGAAGATAATACCAAGCGCGCTGCGCATGGCGCAGCGGGTGAGGCACGCAGCAAAGAGTTCAGTTGGGACCGCATCAACCAGGCGGTGGCCGACACCTATCTGCGGTTGGTATCGGCCAAAGTCAGTTAG
- a CDS encoding replication-associated recombination protein A, which produces MADLFPDDTPPFRARDEPREDAPLADRLRPRTLDDVIGQEHLTGEEGAIGRMVAAGRLASMILWGPPGTGKTSTARLLADAVGMRFVAISAVFSGVADLKKAFAEADKAAQAGQRTLLFVDEIHRFNRAQQDGFLPFVERGTVTLVGATTENPSFALNAALLSRAQVLILHRLDASALSTLLHKAEALEGQLPLTAAAREALVASADGDGRFLLNQAETLYAANIPEPLDPEALGKFLQRRVAVYDKDRDGHYNLISALHKSLRGSDPQASLYYLARMMTAGEEPLYLLRRLVRFASEDIGLADPQALVQCLAAKDSYEFLGSPEGEIAIAQACLYCATAPKSNAAYKAQKAAWRSAKETGSLTPPSNILNAPTKLMKDIGYGKDYAYDHDAEEGFSGANYWPEEMEPQTYYEPVERGFERKVAERIAYWNRLRDERR; this is translated from the coding sequence ATGGCCGATTTGTTTCCTGACGACACGCCCCCATTCCGGGCACGGGATGAGCCCCGCGAGGATGCTCCGCTTGCCGACCGGCTGCGGCCGCGCACGCTGGATGACGTCATCGGGCAAGAGCACCTAACCGGCGAAGAAGGCGCGATTGGACGGATGGTAGCTGCGGGCCGACTAGCCTCGATGATCCTGTGGGGGCCACCGGGCACTGGGAAGACCAGCACCGCGCGCCTGCTCGCCGATGCCGTGGGCATGCGCTTTGTAGCAATCAGCGCGGTCTTTTCTGGCGTTGCCGATTTGAAGAAGGCTTTTGCCGAGGCAGACAAGGCCGCGCAGGCTGGCCAGCGAACACTGTTATTCGTGGACGAGATCCATCGCTTCAACCGTGCACAGCAAGATGGCTTCCTACCCTTCGTAGAGCGCGGCACAGTCACTCTCGTGGGTGCAACGACTGAGAACCCCAGCTTTGCTCTCAACGCCGCGTTGTTAAGCCGCGCGCAGGTCTTGATACTCCATCGCCTCGATGCGTCGGCCCTCAGCACCTTGCTCCACAAGGCCGAGGCGCTGGAAGGCCAGCTGCCGTTAACCGCCGCGGCGCGCGAGGCTCTGGTGGCATCAGCGGACGGCGACGGGCGGTTCCTGCTCAACCAGGCCGAGACCCTATATGCGGCGAACATACCCGAACCGCTCGATCCCGAAGCACTGGGCAAGTTCCTGCAGCGCCGTGTCGCAGTTTACGACAAGGACCGCGATGGTCATTACAATCTGATTTCCGCGTTGCATAAGAGTTTGCGCGGATCAGACCCTCAGGCCTCGCTGTATTATCTCGCGCGCATGATGACTGCCGGCGAAGAACCGCTTTACCTGCTGCGGCGGCTCGTCCGGTTTGCGAGCGAGGACATCGGTTTGGCGGATCCTCAGGCACTGGTTCAATGCCTCGCTGCGAAGGATAGCTATGAATTCCTCGGCAGTCCGGAAGGCGAGATCGCGATTGCTCAAGCATGCCTTTATTGTGCCACTGCGCCGAAATCGAATGCGGCCTACAAGGCGCAGAAGGCTGCTTGGCGGAGCGCCAAGGAAACCGGCTCTCTCACCCCTCCCAGCAATATCTTAAATGCACCAACCAAACTGATGAAAGATATCGGTTATGGCAAAGATTATGCATATGACCACGATGCTGAAGAGGGGTTCTCCGGCGCCAATTACTGGCCCGAGGAAATGGAACCGCAAACCTACTACGAGCCGGTTGAGCGCGGGTTCGAGCGGAAGGTCGCCGAACGCATTGCCTATTGGAATCGTTTGCGCGACGAACGCCGATGA